In Glycine max cultivar Williams 82 chromosome 15, Glycine_max_v4.0, whole genome shotgun sequence, the DNA window AGTGAAGTGGTGGACTTTGACGAGGACATCTTCTACCACCCCGTATGGTCTATGATTGATCGGTCTGCTAGCTGAAGCGTCATCCTGGTAGGGTCTATCTTCAGATTACCAATTATTCTACACATTGATAGGGGCATCAAGTTGATGCTTGCCCCTAAGTCGATGAGGGCCTTTTCTACCGACTCATTCCCTATAGTCCAAGGGATAGTCACGCTCCCGAGGTCTTTGAATTTCTTTGGCAGCTTCCTTTGTATCACCGCACTGTAGTTGCCTTCTACCACAATGCTCTCATTATTAATGTACTTCCCCTTCTTGTTGAGGATGTCTTTCATGAATTTTgggtagagtggcatctgctgtaAGGCTTCTCCAAATGGCATGATTATTTCCAGCCCCTTGAATATCTCCAAGAAACGCTTGAAGTAGCGCTCCTTATTCTTCTTTGAGGGCACTAAAGGATATGGGGGCTCCTTTAGAGGGGCTGGTGGCTCTTCTCTCTAAGCCTATCGGGCTAGCTAGCTTTTTGGTCTTAGAGATTAAGACcttcttttctccttcttcttcttccttcttctcttcttctttctctcattCTCTGTCTGTCCTTCCTTCCTCAGACTGGTCTCTTTCAGCTCCTTCTTCTCTTTGTGCTCTTCCTTGGCTCTTGTCAGCACTTCCTTGCATTCCTCCTTTGGGTTTTTCTCTGTATTGGCTCCAAAGCTACTAGTGGGTCTTTCAGCCATTTGTTTGGCTAATTGTCCCACTTGAATTTCCAGGTTCTTGATAGAGGCTTCTGTGCTCCGGTAATTAGACATGGATATCTGCATGAACTAGTTCAGTGTCTCCTCAAGCTCTTTGGTTTTCTCATGAAGATCTACCCCTTGGTTGAGATTCTGGGCTGGCTGAATTCTTTGCTCCTTGTTGAATTGATTTCCCAGATGGTTCCTCCAACTTGAGCCTTGTGTGAAGTTCCTCCCTTGATTGAATCTCGGCGGTCCTCCTTGGTTGTAGCCTTGGAATCCGTGGCGATTCTGTATTCCCATGTAATTCACGTCCCTGGAAGGATCTTCTTGGACTATATACATTATCCTGGCTCGTGTGCTCCTCCACATATGTGGCATCCCCCTATCTGCATAACTGAAGAGTGAGAAGGACTTACcgcttgtagttgttgtggaagcttgCTGAGGGTTTCTGTTAGGGCCTCTATCTGTTGGGATCACAACTTGTTTTAAGCCAAAGTTGCATCTTGGGTTATGAGTTCCAGAAGGCTTCTTTTTGTTGGTGTGTATGCTCGATCATGAAGGATGGCGTGATCATTGGCTGCCATGTTTTCTATCAGCTCCAATGCCTCCTCCGGTGTCTTTAGCTTGATTTTCCCCCCGCGGATGCATCAAGGAGTTGCTTTGATTGTGGTCACGGGCCATCTATAAAGATGTTTGGCTGCACCAGCTCACTGTACCCATGTGTAGGCGTCTTTCTGAGTAGTCCATGGAAACGGTCAAGCGCTTCGCTGAGGGATTCATCAAGAAATTGATGGAGGGCCAAGTCCTTTTAGCAGTCTTTGGCTCTGGaaagtatttctttaggaacttttcTACGACATCTTCCCAAGTCCGCAAGCTATTACCCTTAAAGGAGTGTAGCCACCTTTTTGCTTCCCCtgctaaagaaaaagaaaagagattaagGCGTATAGCAATTTCAGGGACACCGACTATTTTTACCGTGTTACAAATTTCTATGTAGGTGGCTAGGTGAGCATAAGGATCCTTATTTGGttgactgtcataccctaatttcgtccggggacctttgcttgatgacatgcgaccattctttggtcctcgtgaggtgcttggcacccatcattaggcgatttgtgaaattccaggacatgccgaaaaaccaaaaaaaatgttgatgcacaatccgtaagtttccgtgacacaccggaaatcaaatggaagcatcgttgcataattaagtgaggttccgtaacattccgtaagtcgaaaaggggatgattatgtaatccgcaaggttccgtaacattacggaaagaaaacaagtatcgttacgaaattcgtaagtttccgtaactttacgaaaaaagaatcaccaaaaaacagcagaggggggtgtacttagtaaaaatgggggtgcaaatagcacccaggcccatttgggccctccagaagattcctccagaaggcggttgcttctggaggaagcaaccctgctcgcctgggcgagctgagctcgcctgggcgagctgggcggcaaccacctcccctattttgctataaataggggaggaaatgaagaaggaagggacccagcccctttggcacttctctctctttcgaatttgcttggaaaaattgtttccgtgaagaaaatctaagccgaggcgcttccgaaacgtttccgtaacgttttccgtgaggaatctcgcaaagatttcaaccgttcttcgacgttcttcattcgttcttcgatcttcaacgggtaagtacctcgaaccaagcttttcgattcattctatgtgcccgtagtggtccacattgtgtttcgtgcattttgattctcgttttgtttactttttataccccctgttgacgtgctcaagccattttacttaagtcgtttctcgcttaacttaaaaataaaataaatttccaccgaacgtttgaattgcattatctgttaacttcggttaaaataaattccgaccgttcggtcatgccgtaaccacgttggaaatcaaaaagaggtaaaaaataatataataatcaaaaaatatctttttagtaaaataaagcggaaaatcaatcggacgttttctctttgggatttctcattcttaatcgaattgattaataactaaagtgaaactaaggttaaaatcaactcgcctagtcaagctcgtccacaaaaataggcttttgaaagttcgtcatttcaattcctcactaagtaaaatggatcatttttaaggtccaacgccttgaaatgatcaccacttaagtaaaaaagaatcacttgacaaaaagaaagaactacgtaggtctgagttcctcattgaggatacgtaggagcaaaagccccgcttttgtcgaccaccccaagagatcgttaatggtccaatgccttaacgtttctctcctttcaaaaaaacaagagatcgttaatggtccaacaccttaacgtttctttcctttcaaaaacaagagatcgttaatggtccaatgccttaatgtttctctcctttcaaaaacaagagatcgttaatggtccaaagccttaacgtttctcccctttcaaaatcaaaagaccgtttaaatggttcaacaccttaaatgaccttttgttcaataaaaacatactttgcaaaaaagacaaaaacaacttaaccaaacactttgttccaaaagaactacgtaggtctgattttctcatcccaaattgaggaatacgtaggagcaaagggaaacacccttgtcgaccacaaaaaagaaaaaatataaaaagggtataaaggatataagaacataaaagggaacataaaaatcaaagtcatgtttgcacattcgattaaaggctgccgtcccttgagacggacgtgtggggtgctaataccttccccgtgcgtaaatacaactcccgaacctatcacttaaaagttcgtagatcgcgtcttttccggtttttccgacgttttcctcaaataaacgttggtggcgactccgcgcgtattcctttcgtggaacacgcatcccgcgagtcacgcgtcgccctcccgcc includes these proteins:
- the LOC102661612 gene encoding uncharacterized protein; amino-acid sequence: MPFGEALQQMPLYPKFMKDILNKKGKYINNESIVVEGNYSAVIQRKLPKKFKDLGSVTIPWTIGNESVEKALIDLGASINLMPLSMCRIIGNLKIDPTRMTLQLADRSIIDHTGW